Genomic DNA from Ctenopharyngodon idella isolate HZGC_01 chromosome 1, HZGC01, whole genome shotgun sequence:
aaaatggtcTTACCTGTAATTATATCCTTACTGTAACAAATGCTATAGTTAACAACTACAAGAACTATGTTATTTTAAGGCCGAGTACAAGTTAGAGCTTTAGGATATGGACCATGATCATTTCTGCAATAGAGtgaaaaaacactgattaatattgaaaatattcatCCAGCTGTTGTAATTGATCATGATATATataaatgagaataaaaaaataaatacatatgttgATTTCATTTACTTGCATCTCTTATCTTTTCCAGTCACTAATCTATCCCAAGGGTTCTTAAGGCCTGAATGCCTTTTTTTGGTCTTAAAAATGCAAAGAGTAATTTCCATTAGTAAGACTAAAATGAACTgcaaaaaaactattttcagaCAATGTTTCAGGATATTAACAGATGTTCCAtttgcttatttattattatgagtAGCTGATTAGTTCCAAATATGTCACTTAACTCTAACCTAAAAGGCATCAGAATATAACAAGTTTCTTCCCATTTTTGAGAAGAAAAGTGTGAAAAATAATTTGGTTTAAaacaaagagggaaaaaaactaaaaaggtCAGGTACTGTTTATTATTGCTTTACAGTATCAGGTACATCGCTGTATCGCTGTTTGATTTTATATGTTCTTCCAGCTCTTCTGATGTCATTAATCAGAAGAACAGCAGCAGCTACTGCAGCCACGCCCATCAGAGCACTGACGACCAATCGGATCACAGCTTCAGTGGTGTCAAAACAAAGGTCGCAGTCTGAGGAAAAACAATAAATTGAGCACTAAAAAAACTGCATAAcacaaattcacaaaaatccACCAAACTGGATCCAGTGTACCTGAAGGTGTCTGACAGAGTCCACTGATGTCCAGATGTTTGGTCTGgttgctgatgggattgttGATCACACAtctgtaggtgtttttatcctgatgctccacctccagaggtagagagagactgatgctgagatcagacacgcTGATGTTGATCAATAAACCGTTTtctttgtaccaggagagagtcacgtGACTCACATTCAACACTGAACACAGGACGATCCTTGATCTTTCAGAACATTGTGAAGGGTCACTGAAG
This window encodes:
- the LOC127519021 gene encoding uncharacterized protein LOC127519021 isoform X2 codes for the protein MIRAVLCCLCCFLPDGVFGVETDEIEVPVMAGDSFTLRTGLTEIQSDDEIEWRFGSSRTRITRITAGNVTRYEDEKFRGRLKLERQTGDLTITNVSSEHNGVYQLSIIIKNKKTINRFAVTVYATLPTPVIFSDPSQCSERSRIVLCSVLNVSHVTLSWYKENGLLINISVSDLSISLSLPLEVEHQDKNTYRCVINNPISNQTKHLDISGLCQTPSDCDLCFDTTEAVIRLVVSALMGVAAVAAAVLLINDIRRAGRTYKIKQRYSDVPDTK
- the LOC127519021 gene encoding uncharacterized protein LOC127519021 isoform X1; the protein is MIRAVLCCLCCFLPDGVFGVETDEIEVPVMAGDSFTLRTGLTEIQSDDEIEWRFGSSRTRITRITAGNVTRYEDEKFRGRLKLERQTGDLTITNVSSEHNGVYQLSIIIKNKKTINRFAVTVYATLPTPVIFSDPSQCSERSRIVLCSVLNVSHVTLSWYKENGLLINISVSDLSISLSLPLEVEHQDKNTYRCVINNPISNQTKHLDISGLCQTPSDCDLCFDTTEAVIRLVVSALMGVAAVAAAVLLINDIRRAGRTYKIKQRYSDVPDTVKQ